Proteins from a genomic interval of Chryseobacterium indologenes:
- a CDS encoding CDP-alcohol phosphatidyltransferase family protein codes for MNFIKNNLANALTLANLFAGCIGAIHLISGDYQTTAICLILSAVFDFFDGFVARALRSNSNLGLQLDSLADMVSFGLIPGLTMYKALEPFGAELMGLHLPFEVKYLGLIATSFSCLRLAIFNLDEEQRYYFKGLNTPTNTVLLFGLYYAFKETGSFSFLFESEILLLLLTLITSFMLISPVKMIAMKFKSKALKDNYPKIALLLGGIAILAIFKLVGIPLLVIYYILISLVFQKQLK; via the coding sequence ATGAATTTTATAAAAAATAATCTGGCCAATGCCTTAACCCTGGCTAATTTATTTGCAGGTTGTATAGGAGCAATACATCTTATTTCCGGAGATTATCAGACTACGGCAATTTGCCTTATTCTCTCCGCCGTTTTCGATTTTTTTGACGGTTTTGTAGCCAGAGCTTTACGATCAAATTCAAATCTGGGACTTCAGCTTGATTCTCTTGCCGATATGGTAAGTTTCGGACTGATCCCGGGACTCACGATGTATAAAGCTCTTGAACCGTTTGGAGCAGAACTGATGGGGCTTCATTTACCATTTGAGGTAAAATACCTTGGTTTAATTGCTACCAGCTTCTCGTGCTTGCGACTTGCTATTTTTAATCTTGATGAAGAACAGAGATACTATTTCAAAGGTTTAAATACACCAACAAATACGGTTTTACTGTTTGGTTTGTATTATGCTTTTAAAGAAACCGGAAGTTTCAGTTTCCTTTTTGAAAGTGAAATCCTGTTACTTTTACTTACCCTTATTACTTCCTTTATGCTGATCAGTCCTGTTAAAATGATTGCCATGAAGTTTAAATCCAAAGCATTAAAAGACAATTACCCTAAAATAGCATTATTACTGGGTGGTATTGCAATTCTGGCAATATTTAAACTGGTTGGGATTCCTTTGCTCGTTATTTATTATATCCTGATTTCCCTTGTTTTTCAGAAACAATTAAAATAA
- a CDS encoding 3'-5' exonuclease, with amino-acid sequence MNLKLHKPLCVFDLETTGTNIGKDRIVEICILKVNPDASRESKTWRVNPEMPIPKESSDIHGIYDQDVKDAPTFRDIAPKIMEMLAGTDLGGFNSNRFDVPLLAEELLRVGMDFDLSKFRLVDAQTIFHKKEPRNLGAAYQFYCGKTLENAHSAEADVMATFEVLDAQVGKYDDIPNEIAPLSEFTFHNKHADLAGFIGYNEKLEEVFNFGKYKGQCVKVIFQKDLGYFGWLQNADFPLYTKKIFTKIQLSSKF; translated from the coding sequence ATGAACTTAAAACTCCATAAACCTCTTTGTGTATTTGACCTTGAAACCACAGGAACCAATATTGGAAAAGACAGAATCGTTGAAATCTGCATTTTAAAAGTAAATCCTGATGCTTCCAGAGAAAGCAAAACATGGCGTGTAAATCCTGAAATGCCGATCCCGAAAGAAAGCAGTGACATCCACGGAATCTATGATCAAGATGTAAAAGATGCTCCAACTTTCAGAGATATTGCTCCTAAAATTATGGAAATGCTTGCAGGCACTGATCTGGGAGGATTCAATTCGAACAGGTTTGATGTTCCCCTTTTGGCTGAAGAGCTTTTAAGGGTAGGTATGGATTTTGATCTGAGTAAATTCAGATTGGTGGATGCGCAAACTATTTTTCATAAAAAAGAGCCCAGAAACTTAGGAGCTGCTTATCAGTTTTATTGTGGAAAAACATTGGAAAATGCACACTCGGCTGAAGCTGATGTCATGGCTACTTTTGAAGTTCTGGATGCCCAGGTGGGTAAATATGATGACATCCCGAATGAAATTGCACCGTTAAGTGAATTTACCTTTCATAATAAGCATGCTGATCTTGCCGGGTTTATCGGATATAACGAAAAACTTGAAGAGGTGTTCAACTTCGGAAAGTACAAAGGACAGTGTGTAAAAGTAATATTTCAGAAAGATCTGGGGTATTTCGGATGGCTTCAGAATGCTGATTTCCCTTTATACACCAAAAAGATTTTTACAAAGATTCAATTATCAAGTAAATTTTAA
- a CDS encoding DUF2007 domain-containing protein, producing the protein MSDLIRFKFYETALEANRDKQILAENGINSFIANEQLIQSDWLLSQAVGGIQLQVFENDVEKAKEVLQDYNDNEKFTLEVEHTISDPEFDFVCPKCGSNHIYRDDSATSFFGISFLTSHTFKCYYCGNEFSHE; encoded by the coding sequence ATGTCAGACCTGATTCGTTTTAAGTTTTATGAAACGGCCCTTGAAGCTAACAGGGACAAACAGATATTGGCTGAAAACGGCATCAACAGCTTCATTGCAAATGAACAGCTTATTCAATCTGATTGGTTGCTATCGCAAGCTGTAGGCGGCATTCAGCTGCAGGTATTTGAGAATGATGTGGAAAAGGCAAAAGAAGTTCTTCAGGACTATAATGATAATGAGAAATTCACTCTTGAAGTAGAACATACGATTTCAGATCCTGAATTTGATTTTGTATGCCCGAAATGCGGCTCTAACCATATCTACAGAGATGACAGTGCAACAAGCTTTTTTGGTATATCTTTTTTGACGAGCCATACATTCAAATGCTACTATTGTGGAAATGAGTTTAGTCACGAATAA
- a CDS encoding fumarylacetoacetate hydrolase family protein gives MKIICIGRNYSEHAKELGNEIPENPVIFMKPDTAVLKGNDFYIPEFSNDIHYELEVVVKISKGGKYIQKESAHKHYEEISLGIDFTARDLQSELKGKGLPWELAKGFDGSAVVGNFFKKENYNLENLSFSLLKNKEKVQDGNTKDMIFNIDDIIAFASQYFTLRVGDLIFTGTPKGVGKVEENDILEADLEGEKNPGHPNIISI, from the coding sequence ATGAAAATAATCTGCATAGGAAGAAACTACAGCGAACACGCGAAAGAATTAGGAAACGAAATTCCTGAAAATCCTGTTATTTTTATGAAGCCCGATACGGCTGTTTTAAAAGGGAATGATTTTTATATCCCGGAATTCTCAAATGACATCCATTATGAACTGGAAGTCGTGGTAAAAATTTCAAAAGGCGGGAAATACATTCAGAAAGAATCTGCTCACAAACATTATGAGGAAATAAGCCTGGGAATTGATTTTACAGCAAGGGATCTTCAGTCTGAACTAAAAGGAAAAGGGCTTCCCTGGGAACTTGCCAAAGGTTTCGACGGCTCAGCTGTAGTGGGAAATTTCTTTAAAAAAGAAAATTATAATCTTGAAAATCTGTCTTTCTCACTGCTGAAGAACAAGGAAAAAGTACAGGATGGAAACACAAAGGATATGATATTCAATATTGATGATATTATTGCTTTTGCTTCCCAGTATTTTACATTGAGGGTAGGTGATCTTATTTTCACAGGAACCCCAAAAGGAGTTGGAAAAGTTGAGGAGAATGATATTCTTGAAGCTGACCTTGAAGGAGAAAAAAATCCTGGACATCCGAATATTATAAGTATTTAA
- a CDS encoding universal stress protein: MINIVLPVDFGDKTDQLVEGAIKFAKQLNGRIYLIHVAPSDIGFAIGDMGFQYFPEVEANEIREELIQLNKIEQRIIAHDIDCEHLLKQGLAKDIILEHARDKNADYIVMGSHGRSGIYDVFVGSLTKGLTKSSPVPVLVLPIHD, translated from the coding sequence ATGATAAATATTGTATTACCCGTAGATTTTGGGGACAAGACAGACCAATTGGTGGAAGGTGCCATAAAATTTGCAAAACAGCTTAACGGCAGAATTTACCTCATTCATGTAGCACCATCAGATATAGGATTTGCTATTGGTGATATGGGATTTCAATATTTTCCGGAAGTGGAAGCCAATGAAATCAGAGAGGAACTGATTCAGCTCAACAAAATTGAACAAAGAATCATTGCTCATGATATCGATTGTGAACATCTGTTAAAGCAGGGACTTGCCAAAGACATTATTCTGGAACATGCCAGGGATAAAAATGCAGATTATATTGTAATGGGTTCTCATGGCAGAAGCGGAATCTATGATGTATTTGTGGGCAGCCTTACCAAAGGGCTTACCAAGAGTTCCCCGGTTCCGGTTTTGGTACTTCCTATCCACGACTAA
- a CDS encoding DUF3109 family protein, which translates to MIQIDDKLISEEIFSEEFVCNLTKCKGACCVEGDVGAPLDKDELEILDSIFDKIKPYLTQEGIKALEEQGTWTTDPHDGMYVTPMVEDRECAYVTFDEKGITKCGIEKAYEDGAVDWQKPISCHLYPIRITEYSSFTALNYHEWNVCSDACTLGKELQVPVYKFLKTPLTRKYGEDFYNVLSEAAEEWKKNTAHNLIRI; encoded by the coding sequence ATGATTCAGATAGACGATAAATTGATTTCTGAGGAAATTTTTTCCGAAGAATTTGTTTGCAACCTTACCAAGTGTAAGGGTGCATGTTGTGTGGAAGGAGATGTGGGAGCTCCGTTGGATAAAGACGAGCTTGAAATATTGGACAGTATTTTTGACAAAATAAAACCTTATCTCACTCAGGAAGGCATCAAAGCCCTTGAAGAACAGGGAACATGGACTACTGATCCGCACGACGGAATGTATGTTACTCCTATGGTGGAGGATCGCGAATGTGCCTATGTAACTTTTGATGAAAAAGGCATTACGAAATGCGGTATTGAAAAAGCCTACGAAGACGGTGCTGTAGACTGGCAGAAACCTATTTCCTGCCATCTTTACCCGATTCGTATTACAGAATATTCTTCATTCACTGCTTTGAATTATCATGAATGGAATGTGTGCAGCGACGCCTGTACTCTGGGAAAAGAGCTTCAGGTTCCTGTCTATAAATTCTTAAAAACTCCATTGACAAGAAAATACGGAGAAGATTTTTATAACGTACTCAGCGAAGCAGCCGAGGAATGGAAAAAGAATACGGCTCATAATCTTATCAGGATTTGA